The window GACGAGCTTCCACATCGTGGGCGGACAGTTCGACACCGTATGGAGCGAGGGGCGCTACCTCGTGCGCCGGTCGGCGGATACCGGCTCGCAGGCGCTGGGGCTCATGCCCGCGCAAGGCGGTTTCGTCGAGCTGACCTTCCCCGAGGCCGGGCACTACCCGTTCGTGTCGCACTTCATGATCGACGCCGAGCGCGGCGCGCACGGCATCTTAGAGGTGACGAAGTAGGGGCGCCATCCGTGTCTGCGGGATGCCGCCCCCTCGCTGCGGCATCCCGCACCCTCACGAGCGGAGGAGATCTCACGAAGGGAGGAGCCTTTCGGGCTTTTCGTACTCGTTTGGTGGGATCTCCTCCTTTGGTGAGCGGATGCCGCGCCGCGGGAGCGCTCGGAGGCGTTGGCGGACTCAGTGCCGGCTGTGCTGCCGCACTGAGCGCCGGCTGTGCCGCGGCGTAGCGGTCGCGCTCACGCGATGGCGGTGCGGCGCGTGAGGTCGGGTGCCCGCGGCGGGACGAGCCAGGATGCCGCGGTCATCACCAGCGGCAGAACAACGACGAACACGACCAGGGCGGTCCACGGCGTATCGGCGAAGTGCAGGGATTGGGCGTTATACCCCTGGGTGATGCCCCACGACGGGATGAGCCCCGCGCCCACACCCGCGAGCGTCCCCAAGCCCACGATGATGAGTGCCTGCCACGCGTTGGCACGTCGGCGTAGGCCGTTTCCCGCACCGACGGCGGTGAGGGTCGCGTCGTCGGCGCGCCGCTCGAAGCGCGCCAGCCCCAGGCACACCGCGCCCGCTCCGATCACGAGCACTATGGTCACTCCCGAGATGAGCCACAGCCACGGCGAGGCCGATGCGGGCCCACGCTCGACGGATACCGACAACGTGCCGGTCTCGCCGACCCGGACATCGGCCGCCGCCGCGCGTATGGCGTCAGCGCTCGCAGTGCTCACCGGTCCGGAGTACGTCGCTATCAACGTCGTAGGTACCGTCGACATGCCGAGCTTGCCGGCCAGCGCGGGCGAGATCGCGAGTCCCAGCCAGTCCGCGCCGTCGTCCAGCGTGATGGTGCGCGCTGGCACTTCGTGCACGGCGGTGGGCTCCGGCAGGTCCGTCGCCGCTATGGAGCCCATCTGATACTCGCTGACCGCGTCACGATAGTCGGCGAGCTGTTCCGCGGTCCACTCGACGATCTGCGCGGTGCCATCCTGCGCGAACCTCCTCGACGTATTGACATCCAACGCGGTGCCGGCGCGGTAGGCATCGAGCACTTCTGTCGACAGCCGCATGCCCAGCACGGTCTCAAGGTCGTCGGGCGCGATGACCGAGACCCACCCGGTCGACAGGTCGCGCAGCGGTGCGCACGTGTCGCACGTGGTTCCCGCCACTGACCACACGGCCATCTCGGGGTCGAGCAGGTCGCCCGTGTCGTGATCGTAGGAGGCCGTCATCGTCCCCGACACGAGCGCCATGTGCTGCGGCGCAGTGGGAGCGACAACGCCCTCGGCAGCCGCGGTGAACGCGTCGGAGTCGAGAGTGTCCGCTGCCGTCTGAGACCTCACCGAGACGCTGCCCAGCGGCCCCGACCAGCTGTGCCAGCTCTGTTCGGCGCGGTTCGCCATCGATAGGAACGACATTGCGAACGTCGCCACGAATGCGCACGCCGCTATCGCCGCGAACGCCGGGATCACCCGCGAGGGGTTGGCCGCGGCATCCCGTCCTGCGATTCGCGCGGCGATGCCCAGGCGCGCGAGCACGCGAGAGGCCACGGTGAGCACCCAGTGCCCGGCCAGGATGATGCCCACCTGGAACAGCACGGGACCGGCGACCAGCCCGATGACAGCAACCTGCCGCACCGTCTGGTCGACGTTGGCGTTGTAGTGTCCCGTGGCCTGCGCGGCAGTCACGGCCGCGCAGCCCAGGGCCGCGGCGATCGCGGCGCCCAGCCCCACGATCATCGCTGCCAGCCCCCAGAACGGCCGGCTCGTCCGCAGACGGGCAGGCCGGCCAGCGCCCCGCAGTGCGCCGATGACGTCGCCGCGCGTCGCGGCACGAGCGGGGACGATCGCCGCGGCCGTCCCCACCACCACGGCGAAGATCAGGATGCCGGCGAGCATTCCCCACGGCAATTTCACGCCCCAGTTTCCCCAGAACGTGCCGCGGGCGCCGCCGTCGGTCATCGCGAGAGCGACGGTTGCCACACCGATTGCGGCCGCCGTGCCCACGATGCCCGCAACCGTGCCGAGCACCGTGCCCTGCAGCACCACGACACGGAAGACGTCGCCGCGTGATGCGCCGACACTGGATGCCACAGCCAGCGTGCGCTGCTGTCGTCGAGCCGCGACCGCGAAGGCGGCGCCCGCCAGCAGCACCACGAGGTATCCGCAGAAGACGGCGGCCATCGACCCGAAGAGCAGCGCCGACCACGTCTCGTCATCGCCAGAGGCCCGGGCGGCCTGCAACGCCGCAGGTGTCAGCTGGAGATCGCGCGCGTAGGCGATGAGTCCGGCGTGGTTCAGGTCGGCGAGGCCTGCTCGGTCGGGCTGCCAATCGGCGACGAACCAGCGGGTCTCGCCACCGCTGACCAGATTGCGCGCGTCGGCGGGCAGGAAGAGCATCTCCACGCCCGGGCGCTGGTCGAGCTGGTGCATAGTCCCGGTGATAGTGAAAGTGCGCTCCGCGTCGGTGAGTGTGACGGTGTCGCCGATCTGCGCGCCCAGTCGAGCGAGAAGGCCGGGGCTGGCCATGGCTTCGCCCGCGGCATCGGGGCGGGCACCGGCGAGGATCTCGTAGCGACCCGTGAACGCGGCATCCCATGTCGCACCCGTGACGACGGGCACGCTCGCCATCCCGCCCGCGGTGTCGACGAACACCGTCGCATGCTCTGTGACAGCGCGCACCGTCGCGCTCGCCGGGACGAGTCCGGCGGGAGAGGTCGGCTCGGGCTGCCGGGCGTTGACGGCGTCGCCGTTCTCATCGGTGTCGACGTGTGAGCTGTATGGATCTCCCGCGGCCTGCGTGCGGCTGGGGTCGGGTCCACCGATGACCTCGAGCCAGGACTGGTTCGCCCCCAGCTCAAGCGTCGCCTGCTGAACGGGCGAGGGCAGATGGCTCTGCCAGAACACCGCGGCGGCGCCGAGCACCATCACCGGCAGCGCGACAAGAAGCACCACAAGCGCGCTCGACCCGCGCGTGCGCCACACCTGTCGGCGTGCGAGCCGCAGGTCGGCGCGCCAGCGCGCCCAGGCGCTGGGTCGAGGACGCTCGGCGGAGGGATGATGCGGAAGCGCGCTCATGCGATGGCGGTCCGGCGGGTGAGGTCGGGTGTGCGCGGCGGCACGAGCCAGGATGCCGCGGCCACGACGGCCGGCAGCCCGAGCGCGACGATGCCCAGCCAGATCCACGGCGTGTCGTCGCCGAAGCGCATGTAATCGCTCGAGGTCTGGGCGATGCCCCAGGCAGGGATCAGCGAGGCGACAGTGCCGACCACCGTGCCCATCCCGACAACTATCACGGCCTGCCAGGCATTCACCGACCGGCGCAGGCCACGTCCGGCCCCGACAGCGGTGAGGGTCGCGTCGTCGGGGCGCCGCTCAAATCGGGCGAGACCCAGGCAGATAGCTCCGGCGCCGATCACGAGCACGAGGGTGGCGCCCGTGATGAGCCAGAGCACTGGGTCGATCGGCTGCGGGCCGCGCTCGAGGTACGTGCCGAACCGTC is drawn from Microbacterium protaetiae and contains these coding sequences:
- a CDS encoding FtsX-like permease family protein — translated: MSALPHHPSAERPRPSAWARWRADLRLARRQVWRTRGSSALVVLLVALPVMVLGAAAVFWQSHLPSPVQQATLELGANQSWLEVIGGPDPSRTQAAGDPYSSHVDTDENGDAVNARQPEPTSPAGLVPASATVRAVTEHATVFVDTAGGMASVPVVTGATWDAAFTGRYEILAGARPDAAGEAMASPGLLARLGAQIGDTVTLTDAERTFTITGTMHQLDQRPGVEMLFLPADARNLVSGGETRWFVADWQPDRAGLADLNHAGLIAYARDLQLTPAALQAARASGDDETWSALLFGSMAAVFCGYLVVLLAGAAFAVAARRQQRTLAVASSVGASRGDVFRVVVLQGTVLGTVAGIVGTAAAIGVATVALAMTDGGARGTFWGNWGVKLPWGMLAGILIFAVVVGTAAAIVPARAATRGDVIGALRGAGRPARLRTSRPFWGLAAMIVGLGAAIAAALGCAAVTAAQATGHYNANVDQTVRQVAVIGLVAGPVLFQVGIILAGHWVLTVASRVLARLGIAARIAGRDAAANPSRVIPAFAAIAACAFVATFAMSFLSMANRAEQSWHSWSGPLGSVSVRSQTAADTLDSDAFTAAAEGVVAPTAPQHMALVSGTMTASYDHDTGDLLDPEMAVWSVAGTTCDTCAPLRDLSTGWVSVIAPDDLETVLGMRLSTEVLDAYRAGTALDVNTSRRFAQDGTAQIVEWTAEQLADYRDAVSEYQMGSIAATDLPEPTAVHEVPARTITLDDGADWLGLAISPALAGKLGMSTVPTTLIATYSGPVSTASADAIRAAAADVRVGETGTLSVSVERGPASASPWLWLISGVTIVLVIGAGAVCLGLARFERRADDATLTAVGAGNGLRRRANAWQALIIVGLGTLAGVGAGLIPSWGITQGYNAQSLHFADTPWTALVVFVVVLPLVMTAASWLVPPRAPDLTRRTAIA